Proteins encoded together in one Solanum lycopersicum chromosome 7, SLM_r2.1 window:
- the LOC138337475 gene encoding uncharacterized protein, protein MRQLCSKKGCDGPRPDSSFQNTPPAPQGRVRGRVQSGRGDTTSSSGVAAQQSGGRGTTHAGGGRRGHYYAFPGIPKAETSDAVITGIIPVCHRPMSMLFDQGSTFSYVSTYFATKFDMVCDSMTVLIRVSTPVGKSLGVDRVYRSCVVSLAGYDTWVYLIILGMVVFDVILGMDCLSPYHVVLDFNAKTVTLALPGFPRVEWNSASSSYPSKVISFIRSQIMVERGCLSYLAFIRDTSVESPPMDSVPMVQEFLDVFPSDLRCVPSDRVIDFSIDLEPGTKLISIPPYCMAPAELKELKDQLQDLLSKGFIRPCVSP, encoded by the coding sequence ATGCGGCAGTTATGTTCTAAAAAGGGTTGTGATGGGCCTCGGCCTGATTCTTCATTCCAGAATACACCACCAGCACCACAAGGTAGAGTtcgtggcagagttcagtcaggtagaggtgatacaacttctagtagtggtgttgcagctcagcagagtgggggtagaggtaccacccacGCTGGAGGTGGACGACGAGGCCACTATTATGCTTTCCCAGGGATACCTAAGGCGGAGACctctgatgctgttattacaggtatcatcccagtatgccatcgaccAATGTCTATGTTGTTTGATCaaggttctacattctcttatgtgtctacgtattttgctactaaatttgatatggtatgtgatagcatgactgtacttattcgtgtttctacacccgtgggtaagTCCTTAGgggtggatcgagtgtatcgatctTGTGTTGTTTCTTTGGCggggtatgacacttgggtatACTTAATTATTCTGGGGATGGTAgtctttgatgttatcttgggtatggattgtcTTTCTCCTTATCACGTTGTCCTTGATTTTAATGCTAAGACCGTGACTTTAGCACTGCCTGGTTttccgagggttgagtggaacAGTGCTAGTAgttcttatcctagcaaggttatctcttttattcGTTCTCAGATAatggtggagagggggtgtttaTCTTACTTGGCGTTTATTagggatactagtgttgaatcacctcccatggactctgttcccatggttcaggagtttctcgATGTGTTTCCTTCTGATCTTCGATGTGTTCCTTCCGATAGGGTTATAGATTTttctattgatttggagccgggcactaagcttatttctatacctccatatTGTATGGccccagcagagttgaaagaattgaaggatcagttgcaggatttattgagtaagggttttattcgcccttGTGTATCACCTTAG